In the genome of Staphylococcus durrellii, one region contains:
- the sufU gene encoding Fe-S cluster assembly sulfur transfer protein SufU codes for MNFNNLDQLYRSVIMDHYKNPRNKGKLDNGTMTVDMNNPTCGDRINLTFDIEDNVIKDAKFDGEGCSISMSSASMMTESIKGHTLAEAMEMSQEFTKMMLGEDYEITEDMGDIEALQGVSQFPARIKCATLAWKALEKGTVEKEGKAED; via the coding sequence ATGAATTTTAATAATTTAGATCAATTGTATCGTTCAGTTATTATGGATCATTATAAAAACCCTAGAAATAAAGGGAAATTAGATAATGGTACGATGACTGTAGATATGAACAATCCAACATGTGGGGATCGTATCAATTTAACGTTTGATATCGAAGATAATGTTATTAAAGACGCTAAATTCGATGGAGAAGGCTGTTCAATTTCTATGTCTAGTGCTTCAATGATGACAGAATCAATTAAAGGTCATACTTTAGCTGAGGCTATGGAAATGAGCCAAGAATTCACGAAAATGATGCTTGGAGAAGATTACGAAATCACTGAAGATATGGGCGATATTGAAGCACTACAAGGTGTGTCACAATTCCCAGCGCGTATTAAATGTGCGACGCTAGCATGGAAAGCATTAGAAAAAGGTACAGTTGAAAAAGAAGGTAAAGCAGAAGATTAA
- the sufB gene encoding Fe-S cluster assembly protein SufB, with protein MAKKAPDVGDYKYGFHEEDVSIFRSERGLTENIVKEISNMKEEPEWMLDFRLKALKHFYKMPMPQWGGDLSELDFDDITYYVKPSEHAERSWDEVPEEIKRTFDKLGIPEAEQKYLAGVSAQYESEVVYHNMEKELEDKGIIFKDTDSALRENEELFKEYFASVVPAADNKFSALNSAVWSGGSFIYVPKNIKLDTPLQAYFRINSENMGQFERTLIIADEGASVNYVEGCTAPVYTTSSLHSAVVEIIVHKDAHVRYTTIQNWANNVYNLVTKRTLVYENGNMEWVDGNLGSKLTMKYPNCVLLGEGAKGSTLSIAFAGKGQVQDAGAKMIHKAPNTSSTIVSKSISKDGGKVVYRGIVHFGRKAKGARSNIECDTLILDNESTSDTIPYNEVFNDNISLEHEAKVSKVSEEQLFYLMSRGISEEEATEMIVMGFIEPFTKELPMEYAVEMNRLIKFEMEGSIG; from the coding sequence ATGGCTAAGAAAGCACCTGATGTTGGAGATTACAAATATGGTTTCCACGAAGAAGATGTTTCCATTTTTAGATCAGAACGAGGTTTAACAGAAAACATCGTTAAAGAAATTTCTAATATGAAAGAAGAGCCAGAATGGATGCTTGATTTCAGACTTAAAGCATTAAAGCATTTCTATAAAATGCCAATGCCACAGTGGGGTGGAGATTTATCAGAATTAGATTTTGATGATATTACGTATTATGTAAAACCATCTGAACACGCTGAACGCTCATGGGATGAAGTTCCAGAAGAAATTAAACGTACTTTTGATAAATTAGGTATTCCAGAAGCAGAACAAAAATATCTTGCAGGCGTATCTGCTCAATATGAATCAGAAGTTGTTTATCATAATATGGAAAAAGAACTTGAAGATAAAGGTATTATCTTTAAAGATACAGATAGTGCATTAAGAGAAAATGAAGAATTATTCAAAGAATACTTTGCATCTGTAGTACCTGCAGCAGATAATAAATTCTCTGCACTAAACTCAGCTGTATGGTCTGGTGGTTCATTTATTTATGTACCTAAAAACATTAAATTAGATACACCATTACAAGCATACTTCCGTATCAACTCTGAAAATATGGGTCAATTCGAACGTACTTTAATCATTGCTGATGAAGGTGCTTCAGTAAACTATGTAGAAGGTTGTACTGCACCAGTTTACACAACAAGTTCACTACACTCAGCAGTCGTTGAAATTATCGTTCATAAAGACGCTCATGTTCGTTATACTACAATTCAAAACTGGGCTAACAATGTTTATAACTTAGTTACTAAACGTACACTAGTTTATGAAAATGGTAATATGGAATGGGTAGATGGAAACTTAGGTTCTAAACTAACAATGAAATACCCTAACTGTGTACTTCTAGGTGAAGGAGCCAAAGGTAGTACTTTATCAATTGCTTTTGCTGGTAAAGGACAAGTACAAGACGCTGGCGCGAAAATGATTCATAAAGCACCAAACACGTCTTCAACAATTGTATCTAAATCTATTTCTAAAGACGGCGGTAAAGTTGTTTATCGTGGTATTGTTCACTTCGGACGTAAAGCGAAAGGTGCACGTTCAAATATTGAATGTGATACGTTGATTTTAGACAATGAATCAACTTCTGACACTATTCCTTACAATGAAGTATTTAACGACAATATCTCATTAGAACACGAAGCGAAAGTTTCTAAAGTTTCTGAAGAACAATTATTCTATCTAATGAGCCGTGGTATTTCAGAAGAAGAAGCGACAGAAATGATTGTTATGGGCTTCATTGAACCATTTACAAAAGAATTACCAATGGAATACGCTGTAGAAATGAACCGACTAATTAAATTTGAAATGGAAGGTAGTATCGGTTAG